The Rhizobium brockwellii region ACGCGATCCGGCCGATGCGCTCGGCCTCGCGTGTTTCGGCTTGTCTCAGCTGATCCTGCAATCTGGCGATTTCTTCCCTGATCTTCGATGATGGCTTCTTCATTCCGGTCGCATCTCCCTGGAAATCTTGCGGCGTTATCTCGCTGCAAGATTTCCTCAAAAGCACATCCGAAGGAATGTGCAGATCTGCACGTCGGCAAGGCCGACACTTTGGAGGATGATCCCGCCGTTCCGAAGGAGCGGATCCAAGGGCGCAATTATACGTCGCTGATGCGACGCGTTGCTCAGCGCCCGAAGTGCGGCCGACCATGGCCTGACCGCTCCCGACGAACGGCGTTCAAACCGGGAGCTTTACCGCCGTGGCCATCGCCCACTTCTCAGCCAGCATTGTCAGCCGCGGCAGCGGCCGCAGCGTGGTGCTGTCTGCGGCCTATCGGCACTGCGCGAAGATGGAATACGAGCGCGAGGCCCGTACCATCGACTACACTCGGAAAGAGGGGCTTGTGCATGAGGAATTCCTGCTCCCGGCCGATGCCCCGAAATGGGTCCGCGCGATAATTGCCGACCACTCTGTCGCCGGAGCTTCGGAAGCCTTCTGGAACAACGTTGAGGCCTTCGAGAAGCGTTCCGATGCGCAGCTCGCTCGCGACCTGACCATAGCGCTTCCACTGGAGCTGTCGTCCGAGCAGAACATCGCGCTGGTGCGGGACTTTGTCGACAAGCATATCCTCGCAAAAGGTATGGTCGCGGACTGGGTCTACCATGACAATCCCGGCAATCCGCATATCCACCTGATGACCACATTGCGCCCACTGACCGAAGACGGGTTCGGATCGAAGAAGGTCGCTGTGACCGGCGAGGACGGCCAGCCAGTCCGCACGAAGTCCGGGAAAATCCTTTATGAGCTCTGGGCGGGTTCGATCGACGACTTCAATACTCTGCGCGATGGATGGTTCGAGCGGCTGAACCACCATCTGGCGCTCGGCGGCATCGATCTCCGTATCGACGGCCGTTCCTATGAGAAGCAGGGCATCGCGCTGGAACCGACAATCCATCTCGGCGTCGGGGCGAAAGCCATCGAACGCAAGGCGGAAGAACAGGGTATTCGGCCAAAGCTCGAACGGACCGAACTGAACGAACAGCGGCGGTCGGAAAACACCCGCCGCATTCTAAACAATCCAGCCATCGTGCTCGACGTGATCACGCGGGAAAAGAGCGTTTTCGATGAACGCGATGTCGCCAAGGTTCTGCATCGCTATGTCGATGATCCGGCTGTCTTCCACCAACTGATGTTACGCATCATCCTGAACCCCGAGGTTCTCCGGCTGCAGCGCGACACGATCGACTTTTCCACCGGGGAAAAGGTGCCCGCCCGTTATTCGACGCGGGCGATGATCCGCCTTGAGGCGACGATGGTGCGGCAGGCGTTATGGCTGGCGAACCGGGACGGTCATCCTGTCTCTGAAGCTGCTCTTGACGCAACGTTCCGGCGGCACGAGCGGTTGTCGCAGGAGCAGAAAGCGGCGATCGAGCGGATCGCCGGTCCCGCCCGGATCGCGGCCGTGGTTGGACGCGCCGGCGCCGGCAAAACCACGATGATGAAGGCTGCCCGCGAGGCGTGGGAACTGGCCGGATATCGTGTGGTCGGCGGCGCGCTTGCCGGCAAGGCGGCCGAAGGTCTGGAGAAGGAAGCCGGCATCGAAAGCCGCACGCTGGCATCATGGGAGTTGCGCTGGAATCGGGGCCGTGACGTTCTCGATGATAAAACCGTCTTCGTCATGGACGAGGCCGGCATGGTCGCCTCGAAGCAGATGGCCGGCTTCGTCGATACCGTTGTCAGGGCAGGTGCCAAGATCGTTCTCGTCGGCGATCCCGAACAGCTCCAGCCGATCGAGGCGGGTGCTGCCTTCCGCGCCATCGTCGACCGCATTGGTTATGCAGAACTCGAGACGATCTATCGCCAGCGCGAGGACTGGATGCGCAAGGCGTCGCTCGATCTGGCCCGGGGCAATGTGGAAAAAGCGCTGACCGCCTATGATGCCAATGCCAGGATCACGGGAATGCGCCTGAAGGCCGAAGCGGTCGAGCGGCTGATCGGTGACTGGAACCACGATTACGATCAGACGAAGACAACGCTGATCCTCGCGCATCTGCGCCGCGACGTGCGCATGCTCAACGTTATGGCCCGCGAAAAACTTGTCGAACGCGGCATTGTCGGTGAGGGCCATGTCTTCAAAACAGCTGACGGCATTCGCCAGTTTGACACGGGCGACCAGATCGTCTTCCTGAAGAACGAGACCTCGCTCGGCGTCAAGAACGGCATGATCGCTCATGTCATTGAGGCCGCACCGAACAGGATCGTTGCTGTCGTCGGAGAGGGTGATCAGCGGCGGCAGGTCATCGTCGAGCAACGCTTCTACAGCAATCTCGATCATGGTTACGCTACCACGATCCATAAATCGCAAGGCGCTACCGTCGATCGCGTGAAGGTGTTGGCAAGCCTCTCGCTCGACCGGCATCTGACCTATGTGGCGATGACCCGCCACCGCGAGGATTTGCAGCTTTACTACGGCCGCCGGTCATTCGACTTCAATGGTGGCCTGGCCAAGGTACTCTCCCGAAAGAATGCCAAGGAGACCACGCTCGATTATGAGCGCGGAAAGCTTTACCGCGAGGCGCTGCGGTTTGCGGAAAGTCGCGGCCTTAACATCGTCCAGGTGGCGCGGACGCTGCTACGCGACCAACTCGACTGGACGCTGCGCCAGAAGACGAAACTTGTCGATCTCGGCCAGCGCCTTGCTGTCTTTGCAGAGCGTCTCGGTCTGCACCACCCCTTAAAAACCCAAACGATGAAGGAGGCCGCGCCCATGGTTGCAGGCATCAGGACATTTTCCGGTTCCGTCGCCGATACGGTGGAGCAAAAGCTCGACACTGATCCAGCCCTCAAGAAACAATGGGAAGAGGTTTCGACCCGTTTTGCTTACGTCTTTGCCGATCCCGAGACCGCCTTCCGGGCGATGAACTTCGATGCGGTGCTAGTGGATAAGGAAACGGCCAATCTGGCGCTTCAGACGCTGACGACCGCCCCGGCGTCGATCGGACCGCTGAAGGGTAAGGCCGGCATTCTTGCCAGCAAGACTGAGCGCGAGGACCGTCGCATCGCCGAGATAAACGTCCCCGCTCTGAAGCGCGATCTCGAGCAGTATCTGCAGATGCGCGAGGCTGCCATAAAGCGGCTTTCCACAGACGAGCAGGTACAGCGCCAGCGCGTGTCGATCGACATCCCGGCGCTCTCGCCGGCAGCACATGTGGTGCTGGAGCGCGTGCGTGACGCGATCGACCGCAACGATCTGCCGGCGGCCATGGCATATGCACTGAGCAATCGGGAAACCAAGCTGGAAATTGACGGGTTCAACCAAGCCGTCACCCAGCGGTTCGGGGAACGCACACTGCTCACCAATGCCGCGCGCGAACCCTCCGGAAAGCTCTTCGACAAACTCTCAGACGGGATGCAGCCCGAGCAGAAGGAACGTCTGAAGGAAGCCTGGCCGATCATGCGCACGTCCCAGCAGCTCGCCGCTTACGAGCGCACCGTCCAGACCCTGCGGCAAGCCGAGGATTTGCGTCTCGCCCAGCGCCAGACGCCGGTGATGAAGCAATGAGACGGCGGCTTCTCCCGTTCCTGGCCAGCGTGGGTGGGGCGATCGCCGCTCTGGCGGCAGTCGCCTATATGGGCGGCTTTCGCTTGAACTTGACGCCGAGCGAGCCGCTTGGACTCTGGCGTATCGTGGCCCTGCAGCGTCCGGTCGAAACTGGCGATCTCGTGTTCATCTGCCCACCGCCGACCGCGTCATTCGAGGAGGCACGGCGCCGCGGCTATGTTAGGCGTGGCCTCTGCCCCGGCGGCTTTGCGCCGCTGATCAAGACAGTCGCGGCACTTCCCGGACAGCATGTCGAAATCGGTGCGAATGTCACTGTCGACGGCAGGCCTCTCGCCTCATCGATCGTTCGCGCGAGCGATGGCGAGGGCAGGCCGATCACACCGTTCAAAACCGGCCTCGTGCCACTGAGAAACCTGTTTCTTCACTCATCCTTTGCGAGCTCCTATGATAGTCGGTACTTCGGGCCGGTTCCCGACACGGGCCTTCTCGGTCTGGCGCGGCCGGTCCTCACGTTCAATCCATAACTGGCAGCGATCCTGCCTGCTCATTGCCGTATCCGTCGCTTGCGGCTGGACTGCCTGGAGCGGCCATGCCCTGACCCTTCCGGTCGCTGTGTTGTTTCCGGCGCTCTGGGGGATGTCGCCATCGCGGCTGACGGCGGGGCTCGTGTCCGCCGGATATTTTCTGGCTGCCTCGCGTGGGCTGCCGCAGGGTGTCGCCAACTTCTATGCCGCCGATCTCTGGCCTGGGCTTCTGCTCTGGACAGCTGCTTCGCTGTCCTTCGCCGGCGTCCATGCGGCACTCTGGAAGGGGCAACCGGAAGGGAAGTCTCGGGGAGAAGGTCGAACGGTAATGGCAAGGGCGCCACGCTATCTGGCGGCGGCGATGCTCATGGGACTGCCGCCCCTCGGCATAACCTGCTGGGCACATCCGCTGACCGCTGCAGGTGTGCTCTTTCCGGGATGGGGATGGTGGGGGCTGGTCGCGATGGCAGCCGGCCTCGCGATGATGACATCGCGATATTGGCCAGCTGTCGCCATCGTCCTGGGAGGATTCTGGCTCTGGTCTGCCGCTACGTGGACATCACCTGACCTACCCGAGGGATGGAAGGGCGTCGACCTCGAACAGGGCGAGAGCCTCGGACGAGACGGCTCGCTCGACTATCACCGTGACCTGATCGCAACGGTGCGTACGGCTGCGGGAGAGAAAACCCGCTTCATCGTTCTTCCCGAAAGTGCTCTGGGCTTCTGGACGCCGACCGTGGCAAAGCTCTGGAGCCAAGGCTTGCGAGGCTCGGAGCTCACTGTGATCGCCGGCGCGGCCGTCATCGATCCGGGCGGCTACGACAATGTCATGGTGGAGGTTTCGGCTGACGAAGCACGAATTCTCTATCGCGAACGCATGCCGGTTCCGGTGTCCATGTGGCAGCCATGGCGGGCATGGACCGGGCAGGGCGGTGGAGCTCGCGCCAACCTCTTCGGCAATCCAGTTGTGCAAAGCGACGACCAGAAGGTCGCCACGCTGATCTGCTACGAACAGCTCCTCCTCTGGCCGGTCCTGCAGTCGATGCTGCATTCCCCCACCGCAATCGTTGCCCCGGGCAACGGATGGTGGACCGCGGGAACGTCGATCGTCGCCATTCAGAACGCGAGCGTGATTGCCTGGGCAAAACTATTCGGACTGCCAGTCGTCACGGCTTTTAACAGATAAGGAAATTGTTTGCGATGGTCGATGCCGCCCTCATCAAGGAATGCAGCGATCCCGGCCTGAAGCCGGCGATCGTCGAACAGTTCATCGAGCAGGCAGGGTCGCAAGATCCGCTCGCGGTCACGGTCCGCTCCGGAAACCGGGTGGTGCTGGTGCCCAGGCCGAAGACAGCGGAGGAGGCGTTGGCGCTTATCCGAGACAACCTCGGTCGCAGTACCGTTCGCGTCGGGATCACACAATATCCCGCCGGGCTCGGCATCGTGGAGGCGGGCCAGCTGAAGCCGGACCTGGTCGATGCCTGCGAGAACATGCGCATGGGCACAGCCCTGTTCGCCAAGGTCTATCGGATCGTGACCAAATGGTATGGCAACCCGACCGGGAGGCAAGTCCTGCCGCAAGTGTTCGACGATGCGATCATCGCCTGGCAGACGGGATACTTCGAAGGAACGGCAGTGTTTCGAGCTGAAGATCCGGGTAAAACGAAAATGGCTGACCCGGAGCCCGCGCGGGAAGACGATACCTCGGGCGAACGTGCGGACCATGGTGCGACCGACGATTCCGATGCTGCTCCGGAAATCGCTACCGACCCTAACAAGGCAGGGATCCGGATTGATCTTTCTGGCATCGGTCATGAAAAGTAGATGTTACCATGGGTTGATCGATCCAACGCAATTGCCCAGCAACTCTCTTAGAGTGTTTGGACTACGCGAATATACCGATCGGAACGGAATTCCTTGCGTCTGATGCTTCTTGGATGTGAAGATTTGCACGTTCGCGATGCCAATCCCTACTGGCATCTCGTTGAAATGACTCTTATAAAGGCCGGGACGCAGTACGTGCTGTGTTGCGGCGTAGAATCCGCGGATGAAAGGTTGGCGCTGACCGAAATGGCGCCAGGAATCCTCTGACCTTATGGCCGGGGGCCTGTGACTCATGTCCAGGCGCCTCGGTGCTAAAGGTCTCAGGGCCGATTCATCTCGGATTCTAACCCCCGGCTAGGGTTCATAGGGTTCAACGTCAGCGGGGGCGGACCGCAGACAAAACCAGGGTTGGAAGCATGGAATCGGAAGATGTGAGCTTGTCTAAGGGAGTGGAGCTCCGGCCAGTGGTGGGGCTAACGCGGGGACTACCTCCCGCCGACTTGGAAAGCCTTACCGTCGACGCGATCCGAACGCACCGGCGGTTAGTCGAAAAGGCTGACGAACTGTTCCAGGCACTGCCGGAAAGCTACAGATCAGGGGAATTGACCGGTGGCCCACAGCATCTTTGTTACATCGAGGCCAGCATCGAGATGCATGCGCAGATGAGCGCAGTGAGTACCCTGATCAGCATCCTCGGCTACATCCCGAAGGTGACCGTTAACTGATCCGGATTCAGGACCACGCCTGGTGAGCAACTTGGCCACCGGCGCTCTCACATCAACTTCCTGCGAATTGCTAGCGCGGTGAGGTGGGCCTTGCTCCGGACATCGAAGCGCTTCATAGCCTCGCGAAGCTTGACGCGGACACTATTGTATTTGACGCCCTCCACATCGGCGATCTCCTCCATCGTCATACCGACGGCGATCCATCGGAGATAGGTCGCCTCTTTAGGATCGAGCCAGGCGGCATCTTCCACAGTCGGAGTGGTTTGAAGGAACGAGATGCGGGCATGGAGCTGTCCGACGGCAGCGGCGGCCGCGACCGCGTCTATCTCACGGTCGAGATCGATCTCTGGCCGATCTGACGCCAAGGTGAACATCGACATCGAGCCGTTGGCAGTTTTGATGGGAATGGTGACCCCGGATCGAACGCCGAAATCTGCAGCTTGCGCGTAGAAGGCACGCTCCTCCTTCGATAGCCTCGGACGATCCTGTTCGCCGGACCACGCAAACATTAGCTTTCTGGATTTCGCGCGTTTGACGACCGGATCGAGTTTGTCGAAGCTCTTCTCGAAATACATCGACCGCCACTCACGATGATAATTGGTGACTGCGATGCTGTGCTTGTGCTGGATGTGGAGATAGGCGTAGCCGGTGAAGCCAAAATGTTGGGTGAGGTCGGAAAGGCCCTGCGTGAGGATGCTTTCGTCGCCTTGTATCGCCGCAAGATCGGTCAGCTTGTCCAGCCAGTGCTGCATTTTTTCACTCCGTTTTGGTGGTCAGGTGGAACAGATCACGAGAGCCCCTCGACGTTTATTATCATATGCGCTCAAAAATCAACCTTAGATTGCATAATAGTACTTATGGAACCAATG contains the following coding sequences:
- the traA gene encoding Ti-type conjugative transfer relaxase TraA, with the translated sequence MAIAHFSASIVSRGSGRSVVLSAAYRHCAKMEYEREARTIDYTRKEGLVHEEFLLPADAPKWVRAIIADHSVAGASEAFWNNVEAFEKRSDAQLARDLTIALPLELSSEQNIALVRDFVDKHILAKGMVADWVYHDNPGNPHIHLMTTLRPLTEDGFGSKKVAVTGEDGQPVRTKSGKILYELWAGSIDDFNTLRDGWFERLNHHLALGGIDLRIDGRSYEKQGIALEPTIHLGVGAKAIERKAEEQGIRPKLERTELNEQRRSENTRRILNNPAIVLDVITREKSVFDERDVAKVLHRYVDDPAVFHQLMLRIILNPEVLRLQRDTIDFSTGEKVPARYSTRAMIRLEATMVRQALWLANRDGHPVSEAALDATFRRHERLSQEQKAAIERIAGPARIAAVVGRAGAGKTTMMKAAREAWELAGYRVVGGALAGKAAEGLEKEAGIESRTLASWELRWNRGRDVLDDKTVFVMDEAGMVASKQMAGFVDTVVRAGAKIVLVGDPEQLQPIEAGAAFRAIVDRIGYAELETIYRQREDWMRKASLDLARGNVEKALTAYDANARITGMRLKAEAVERLIGDWNHDYDQTKTTLILAHLRRDVRMLNVMAREKLVERGIVGEGHVFKTADGIRQFDTGDQIVFLKNETSLGVKNGMIAHVIEAAPNRIVAVVGEGDQRRQVIVEQRFYSNLDHGYATTIHKSQGATVDRVKVLASLSLDRHLTYVAMTRHREDLQLYYGRRSFDFNGGLAKVLSRKNAKETTLDYERGKLYREALRFAESRGLNIVQVARTLLRDQLDWTLRQKTKLVDLGQRLAVFAERLGLHHPLKTQTMKEAAPMVAGIRTFSGSVADTVEQKLDTDPALKKQWEEVSTRFAYVFADPETAFRAMNFDAVLVDKETANLALQTLTTAPASIGPLKGKAGILASKTEREDRRIAEINVPALKRDLEQYLQMREAAIKRLSTDEQVQRQRVSIDIPALSPAAHVVLERVRDAIDRNDLPAAMAYALSNRETKLEIDGFNQAVTQRFGERTLLTNAAREPSGKLFDKLSDGMQPEQKERLKEAWPIMRTSQQLAAYERTVQTLRQAEDLRLAQRQTPVMKQ
- the traF gene encoding conjugative transfer signal peptidase TraF; amino-acid sequence: MRRRLLPFLASVGGAIAALAAVAYMGGFRLNLTPSEPLGLWRIVALQRPVETGDLVFICPPPTASFEEARRRGYVRRGLCPGGFAPLIKTVAALPGQHVEIGANVTVDGRPLASSIVRASDGEGRPITPFKTGLVPLRNLFLHSSFASSYDSRYFGPVPDTGLLGLARPVLTFNP
- a CDS encoding conjugal transfer protein TraB, which codes for MLIAVSVACGWTAWSGHALTLPVAVLFPALWGMSPSRLTAGLVSAGYFLAASRGLPQGVANFYAADLWPGLLLWTAASLSFAGVHAALWKGQPEGKSRGEGRTVMARAPRYLAAAMLMGLPPLGITCWAHPLTAAGVLFPGWGWWGLVAMAAGLAMMTSRYWPAVAIVLGGFWLWSAATWTSPDLPEGWKGVDLEQGESLGRDGSLDYHRDLIATVRTAAGEKTRFIVLPESALGFWTPTVAKLWSQGLRGSELTVIAGAAVIDPGGYDNVMVEVSADEARILYRERMPVPVSMWQPWRAWTGQGGGARANLFGNPVVQSDDQKVATLICYEQLLLWPVLQSMLHSPTAIVAPGNGWWTAGTSIVAIQNASVIAWAKLFGLPVVTAFNR
- a CDS encoding TraH family protein — encoded protein: MVDAALIKECSDPGLKPAIVEQFIEQAGSQDPLAVTVRSGNRVVLVPRPKTAEEALALIRDNLGRSTVRVGITQYPAGLGIVEAGQLKPDLVDACENMRMGTALFAKVYRIVTKWYGNPTGRQVLPQVFDDAIIAWQTGYFEGTAVFRAEDPGKTKMADPEPAREDDTSGERADHGATDDSDAAPEIATDPNKAGIRIDLSGIGHEK
- a CDS encoding transcriptional repressor TraM: MESEDVSLSKGVELRPVVGLTRGLPPADLESLTVDAIRTHRRLVEKADELFQALPESYRSGELTGGPQHLCYIEASIEMHAQMSAVSTLISILGYIPKVTVN
- the traR gene encoding autoinducer-binding transcriptional regulator TraR translates to MQHWLDKLTDLAAIQGDESILTQGLSDLTQHFGFTGYAYLHIQHKHSIAVTNYHREWRSMYFEKSFDKLDPVVKRAKSRKLMFAWSGEQDRPRLSKEERAFYAQAADFGVRSGVTIPIKTANGSMSMFTLASDRPEIDLDREIDAVAAAAAVGQLHARISFLQTTPTVEDAAWLDPKEATYLRWIAVGMTMEEIADVEGVKYNSVRVKLREAMKRFDVRSKAHLTALAIRRKLM